Proteins encoded within one genomic window of Gambusia affinis linkage group LG09, SWU_Gaff_1.0, whole genome shotgun sequence:
- the LOC122837308 gene encoding E3 ubiquitin-protein ligase XIAP translates to MSQQGEYSNLESDGPDFSNFDNRCQSFRGSTLAREVPPERLARAGFYFTGDADRVQCFSCNQTVENWHSGDTPVQRHKEVSPSCRFLVCCHPNSMKPNYITPLIYDEVAEDMQYRVSTGEVVDETLYPRIPHMKSEQARLDSFSSWPSNAAVRPGDLAQAGFFYLGQGDRVECFCCGNKLNSWENGDRPWEEHARHYPNCFFILGHDVGNVPLLDNADEPMREALNVNQGRNMETFEGRLSSFAHVRHPVDHKKLARAGFYSTGLEDQVLCFRCSGGLKGWLPDEDPWEEHAKEYPGCTFLLEEKGVAFVNSVHLKRHEQSSAASSHQNGFSANEKDEDPMEKLRKLQREKQCKICMDRDMCMVFIPCGHLVSCEQCSESLVKCPICCGAITQKIKAYIA, encoded by the exons ATGTCTCAGCAAGGCGAATACAGCAATTTGGAATCAGACGGTCCTGACTTCTCAAACTTCGATAATCGCTGCCAGTCGTTCCGGGGATCCACCCTGGCTCGGGAAGTCCCGCCCGAACGGTTGGCGAGGGCGGGCTTTTACTTCACCGGCGACGCAGACCGCGTccagtgtttcagctgcaaTCAGACTGTGGAGAACTGGCATAGTGGAGACACGCCTGTGCAAAGGCACAAGGag GTTTCTCCATCATGCCGGTTCCTCGTGTGCTGCCACCCAAACAGCATGAAGCCGAATTATATTACCCCTCTCATCTACGACGAAGTTGCAGAGGATATGCAGTACCGAGTGTCCACTGGTGAAGTGGTTGACGAGACCCTCTACCCTAGGATACCTCACATGAAGAGTGAACAGGCCCGCCTGGACAGCTTTTCTTCTTGGCCCTCCAATGCGGCCGTAAGACCCGGAGACCTGGCTCAAGCCGGCTTCTTCTACTTGGGACAGGGCGACCGGGTGGAGTGTTTCTGCTGCGGCAACAAGCTGAACAGCTGGGAAAACGGAGACCGCCCTTGGGAAGAACACGCCAGACACTATCCCAACTGCTTTTTCATCCTCGGCCACGACGTAGGGAACGTCCCGCTGCTGGACAACGCAGATGAGCCGATGAGGGAAGCTCTAAACGTGAACCAGGGGAGAAATATGGAGACTTTCGAGGGGAGGCTCAGTAGCTTCGCTCACGTTCGGCACCCCGTCGACCACAAGAAGCTCGCGAGAGCTGGTTTCTACAGCACAG ggCTAGAAGACCAGGTGTTATGCTTCCGTTGTAGTGGAGGTCTAAAAGGCTGGCTGCCCGATGAAGACCCCTGGGAAGAACATGCTAAAGAATACCCCGG ATGCACCTTCTTGTTGGAAGAAAAGGGAGTTGCATTTGTCAACAGCGTCCACCTAAAAAGACATGAACAAAGTAGTGCT gCTTCAAGTCATCAGAATGGATTTTCAGCCAATGAAAAAG ATGAGGACCCGATGGAGAAGCTAAGGAAGCTGCAGAGGGAAAAACAGTGCAAAATCTGCATGGACAGAGATATGTGCATGGTCTTCATCCCGTGCGGTCATCTGGTCAGTTGCGAGCAGTGCTCAGAGTCACTCGTCAAGTGTCCCATCTGCTGCGGAGCCATCACACAAAAAATCAAAGCCTACATCGCTTAA